Proteins found in one Sorghum bicolor cultivar BTx623 chromosome 1, Sorghum_bicolor_NCBIv3, whole genome shotgun sequence genomic segment:
- the LOC8057067 gene encoding SCAR-like protein 1 isoform X2 — protein MIRYQIRNEYGLADPEMYAGPGEGEEDDPEALLEGVAMAGLVGMLRQLGDLAEFAAEIFHDLHEEVMATASRGHGLMLRLQQLEAEFPAVEKAIISQTEHSNYPHDDGTEWHANLQLNQNVITQGDMPRFIMDSYEECRGPPQLFTLDKFDVAGAGASLKRYSDPSFFKTEHTSNMIETDVLIEKKPRRIKKAMRWRKGATLESLLTANSEPHITPKDRTSRKVPPRTTKLKSRQPLTPDHKTTSRIWQEHLQEVISSQQKIISRYSARHYHVKFRSTDSSETASPFGEMDNFGALQSSDKLDLTKVVPVNESDDVETKSEPTDGPAYLELGDNRILGKQHEPFQQNGMVHGSEKVQDCPNLDVGESNNRSHLTYEEKPLLAGVPADQKDIDGRRADDIVSDQDNFIDACNDMDLEDEEDPEMETECDPSASVELVELNRHNKEGENALYAEPPEVVPAIDSSTELDDSSSGGEPTCMDLPLASDSAPTVSATNGPNSGSQSGRQLNGVDWPKDEEPSNDVDLMDVSSSSSVVSENGDAQNNEEAFHSLSDDHAAAIHNSDKQSPDTSSYLDDMAIGCNNYTDKARHPVEHVQDVVLDDISMVLSKPNDVSEDEDKISSGSADDLSLHPTKPNQEEMQELKKEFDEGRSLESGSSPSKLASLPDKDHVMWMNDVEVDNVTVPKETPSGLDPDGIHERQDGISPKHSSIHNNVLYESYDDEIAEDMHSLLDDGLSTTFSKHVAENHQIVVLEQRTCPTSLNTCKDDSMQACAVARDFTDAQKLPGVISGVSASQEETESHVGETLAPTSCAFSDDTEALEIGVPLAPSTSFLPNTSSSFVDQHESTEMEEIPEVGEFAVAEESTTSGSFIEQHELTETEEIPEVGEFAVAEESTTSGFANDVVPPKEFIDSNIHPEKAEVLATNSTEEATRLDLQLQSPSREDLETMEPIHRNLGAVDDSREDISKKSMLQTDNNPPLIAGTTSEKCSGRDDGTQFLVESYYQEELLEEAGHNAEDLSLCDLNKDGAVTLQSNTVGKQPVDADQDLAWGMHAQDSSSTNPFLDPAYLMSHTQIYPSSSMNCQPYFPEEEDFLSELLIQHDNMGVTADALWEPATPPDEAPLPSEIMTEDDFRSFCHEYHEIDFSSVTDCSHSQPASDSNKTPNAFLVRESDLPCYNSALPVKLDKEACVHSKFCSECVECSCAVDAQGTTSMTVSGKEDLKDKGEKTGVDSHLKSPEFSNDNRSPELNMLSVPVVIQQELHGLSGVDSRSSSPLLHKEKTSEECFFPLRNDVEVKQELEICADLVPHSSINEKVDGLDVTVPVEPVVHACALDEYDNQDFPRRSTGEKNEALPLGKPVLAQGPEVCAFGGFEFDPLIIPSHSVDETKDNLEVRMNMILQSFHHSLRTSFQAEQKSECCTSGEHDSQIVPFPLHDEKIDELDGPLLSNADELDRGSKVCVPHGHDAQITPCSTDEDIHELDHPPLSSSALVDLESEDHVSDDRDSKVAPCLVKDKIDESVDAQPNLLPGELEQETHAPPKLDFQVAPQSVKESDCSTEFDSQTAPCSSNIPVLADTTVLTCISAMPSSDSEETNQLSPGPPPTVQFQNDSYKDPQAPPPLPPLQWRLGKPRLGLLSRKGCMTEPASVIDPVLQVSSREMDIRLGLLDPTDRSIEPVPSQEIKEDKCESSSIDHNDQNVDFGRLSARVDVTDVARTEHRPSLEASEDIKQEGHISSSATGVDEHLDAGVTSTTADEKHLDDSGMTDGTALYSPEPLFPLPAYELQDPKPDTRENSEYPCQTHGAASGDDKSMDAFGNMESTPAGHVSENRCYQQHQHGESSSKTSDHEEHITNASEDGVKHQSGTSEAPSDTAKHSAPGTLLKGNGQESQILQEHNVGSSEDDQPGGPLCSLESMASQDYPHDEYNLERENRNQASNPGPLLERPGDKSELVTGLDEGCYVHAEQPPVMGWTVGPQMLHPKYGVLVEESQFESNIADNHLTRKPISIKNIPRNPLVDAVAAHDRSSMRKVSELAPSTDKLKPNERNMLLEQIRSKTFSLKPVAPAKPTAMRSPARTSTRNLKVAAIIEKANAIRQAVGSDDEDADSWSDT, from the exons ATGATACGGTACCAGATACGGAACGAGTATGGGCTGGCGGATCCGGAGATGTACGCGGGCCCCGGGGAAGGGGAGGAGGATGACCCGGAGGCGCTCCTCGAGGGCGTCGCCATGGCCGGACTCGTCGGCATGCTCCGCCAGCTCGGGGATCTCGCGGA GTTTGCAGCTGAAATTTTTCATGACCTTCATGAAGAGGTTATGGCTACTGCTTCCAGAGGACATGGTTTAATGCTCCGGTTGCAGCAATTAGAGGCAGAATTTCCAGCAGTTGAAAAGGCTATCATATCTCAGACTGAGCACTCAAATTACCCTCACGATGATG GAACTGAGTGGCATGCTAATCTTCAACTTAATCAGAATGTGATCACACAAGGAGATATGCCTCGTTTCATTATGGATTCATATGAAGAATGCCGTGGCCCACCACAATTGTTCACGTTGGATAA GTTTGATGTTGCTGGTGCTGGAGCCTCCTTAAAACGATATTCAGACCCCTCTTTCTTCAAGACAGAACATACCTCCAACATGATAGAAACAGATGTTTTAATTGAAAAGAAACCTCGTAGAATTAAG AAGGCCATGCGATGGAGGAAAGGGGCAACTCTTGAATCATTACTCACTGCAAACTCTGA GCCTCACATCACCCCCAAGGATCGAACTTCTAGAAAAGTTCCACCTAGAACAACAAAGTTGAAATCCAGGCAACCACTGACTCCTGATCATAAAACTACTAGCAGAATCTGGCAGGAGCATCTGCAAGAAGTAATTTCATCGCAGCAAAAAATCATCTCCAGATATTCGGCGAGGCATTACCATGTGAAATTTAGATCTACTGACTCAAGTGAAACTGCATCTCCTTTTGGAGAAATGGACAATTTTGGTGCCCTTCAATCTTCTGATAAATTGGATCTGACAAAAGTTGTTCCAGTAAACGAATCTGATGACGTGGAGACTAAATCTGAACCCACTGATGGACCAGCTTACTTGGAGCTTGGGGATAATCGAATTCTGGGGAAACAACATGAACCTTTTCAACAAAATGGCATGGTCCATGGCTCAGAAAAGGTGCAGGATTGTCCAAACTTGGATGTTGGAGAAAGTAATAACAGATCACATTTGACATATGAAGAGAAACCCCTATTGGCTGGGGTTCCTGCTGATCAGAAAGATATTGATGGCCGCAGGGCTGATGACATTGTGAGTGATCAAGACAACTTCATCGATGCTTGTAATGACATGGACTTGGAAGATGAAGAAGATCCTGAAATGGAAACTGAATGTGATCCCAGTGCCAGCGTTGAACTGGTTGAATTGAACCGTCACAACAAGGAAGGTGAAAATGCATTGTATGCAGAACCTCCAGAAGTAGTTCCTGCAATAGACTCCTCAACAGAGTTGGACGATTCAAGCAGTGGTGGAGAACCAACCTGCATGGACTTGCCACTTGCAAGTGATTCTGCTCCCACAGTGTCAGCCACTAATGGTCCAAACTCTGGTTCACAATCTGGCAGACAATTGAATGGTGTTGACTGGCCCAAAGATGAAGAGCCTTCTAATGATGTGGATCTAATGGATGTGAGCTCATCATCTAGTGTAGTTTCTGAAAATGGCGATGCACAAAACAATGAGGAAGCTTTTCACTCTTTGAGTGACGATCATGCTGCTGCTATCCATAATTCGGATAAACAGTCACCCGATACATCTAGCTACTTGGATG ATATGGCTATCGGCTGCAACAATTACACCGATAAAGCACGTCATCCAGTGGAGCATGTCCAGGATGTTGTACTGGATGATATTTCTATGGTATTGAGCAAACCTAATGATGTTTCAGAAGACGAAGATAAAATCAGTTCTGGGAGTGCTGATGATTTGTCTCTCCACCCTACCAAACCAAACCAAGAGGAAATGCAGGAGTTGAAGAAAGAATTTGATGAAGGCAGATCTCTAGAATCAGGAAGTTCACCTAGCAAACTTGCATCGCTGCCCGATAAGGATCATGTTATGTGGATGAATGATGTAGAAGTCGACAATGTTACAGTTCCTAAAGAAACCCCATCAGGTTTGGATCCTGATGGCATCCACGAGCGTCAAGATG GAATTTCACCAAAACATTCAAGCATCCACAATAATGTACTGTATGAATCATATGATGATGAGATTGCTGAAGACATGCACTCTTTACTAGATGATGGCCTATCAACTACTTTCAGTAAGCATGTTGCAGAGAACCATCAAATTGTTGTGCTTGAACAAAGGACTTGTCCAACTAGCCTCAACACATGCAAGGATGATTCTATGCAAGCATGTGCCGTGGCCAGGGATTTCACTGATGCTCAGAAGCTTCCAGGAGTCATTTCAGGTGTATCAGCTTCTCAAGAGGAGACAGAATCTCATGTAGGAGAGACACTTGCACCCACGTCCTGTGCATTTAGCGATGATACTGAAGCACTAGAGATTGGTGTCCCTCTAGCCCCTAGTACTTCCTTTCTACCTAACACCAGTAGTTCCTTTGTAGACCAACATGAATCGACTGAAATGGAAGAAATTCCAGAGGTTGGTGAATTTGCGGTTGCAGAAGAATCAACTACTAGTGGATCCTTCATAGAGCAACATGAATTGACTGAAACGGAAGAAATTCCAGAGGTTGGTGAATTTGCGGTTGCAGAAGAATCAACTACTAGTGGATTTGCAAATGATGTGGTACCTCCCAAAGAGTTCATTGATTCTAACATACATCCTGAAAAGGCAGAGGTTCTGGCTACAAATTCAACGGAAGAAGCCACTAGGCTGGATTTGCAACTACAGTCTCCTTCGAGGGAAGATTTGGAAACAATGGAACCTATTCACAGAAATCTTGGGGCAGTAGATGACTCAAGAGAAGATATCTCTAAGAAGAGTATGTTGCAGACAGACAATAATCCTCCTCTTATTGCAGGGACTACAAGTGAAAAATGTAGTGGCAGGGATGATGGTACACAATTTCTAGTAGAATCTTATTATCAAGAGGAATTACTAGAAGAGGCCGGTCATAATGCTGAAGATCTCTCTCTATGCGATTTGAACAAGGATGGTGCAGTAACCCTGCAAAGTAACACAGTTGGGAAACAACCAGTGGATGCTGATCAAGATTTGGCGTGGGGGATGCACGCTCAAGATTCTAGTAGTACAAACCCGTTCCTGGATCCTGCTTACTTGATGAGCcatactcaaatttatccatcTTCCAGTATGAACTGCCAACCATATTTCCCTGAAGAAGAGGATTTCCTTTCAGAACTTCTAATACAACATGACAATATGGGTGTAACTGCTGATGCCCTTTGGGAACCTGCAACTCCACCTGATGAAGCACCATTACCATCAGAAATTATGACTGAAGATGATTTCAGAtccttctgccatgaatatcaTGAGATAGATTTTTCATCTGTCACTGACTGTTCCCACAGTCAACCAGCCTCAGATTCTAACAAAACTCCAAATGCTTTTCTGGTCAGAGAGTCAGATCTTCCATGTTATAACTCAGCCTTGCCAGTGAAGTTAGACAAGGAAGCCTGTGTTCATTCTAAGTTCTGTTCTGAGTGTGTTGAATGTTCATGTGCTGTGGATGCACAAGGTACTACATCAATGACTGTTTCTGGTAAAGAAGATCTCAAGGACAAGGGCGAGAAAACAGGAGTAGATTCCCATTTAAAATCTCCTGAGTTTTCCAATGATAACAGAAGTCCTGAATTAAATATGCTCTCTGTTCCAGTGGTTATACAGCAGGAACTGCATGGCTTGTCTGGAGTTGATTCTCGTAGTAGCTCCCCTTTGCTGCATAAGGAGAAGACTAGTGAAGAATGCTTCTTTCCTTTAAGAAACGACGTTGAAGTGAAACAAGAGTTGGAAATCTGTGCTGACCTTGTTCCACATTCTTCTATTAATGAAAAAGTAGATGGACTGGATGTTACTGTACCAGTGGAACCAGTGGTCCATGCCTGTGCCTTGGATGAATATGACAACCAAGATTTTCCACGCCGTTCAACTGGTGAGAAGAATGAGGCCCTTCCTTTGGGCAAACCTGTTCTAGCGCAGGGGCCAGAAGTTTGTGCCTTTGGTGGATTTGAATTTGATCCTCTGATCATTCCATCACATTCAGTTGATGAGACTAAGGACAATCTTGAAGTCAGAATGAACATGATCCTCCAATCATTCCATCATTCTTTGAGAACTTCTTTTCAAGCAGAACAGAAGTCAGAATGTTGTACGTCAGGTGAACATGATTCTCAAATAGTTCCATTTCCTTTGCATGATGAGAAGATCGACGAACTGGATGGTCCTCTTTTGAGCAATGCTGATGAACTGGATCGGGGATCAAAAGTTTGTGTTCCACATGGACATGATGCTCAAATCACTCCATGTTCAACTGATGAGGATATACATGAATTAGATCACCCTCCTTTGAGCAGTTCCGCTTTAGTGGATCTTGAATCAGAAGACCATGTCTCGGATGACCGTGATTCCAAAGTCGCTCCATGTTTGGTTAAAGATAAGATTGATGAATCTGTAGATGCTCAACCAAACCTTCTTCCTGGGGAGCTAGAGCAGGAAACTCATGCACCCCCTAAATTAGACTTTCAAGTTGCTCCACAATCAGTGAAGGAATCTGATTGCTCAACTGAATTTGATTCCCAGACTGCACCATGTTCTTCAAATATACCAGTACTAGCTGACACAACAGTGTTGACTTGTATTTCTGCCATGCCTAGCAGTGACAGTGAGGAAACGAATCAGTTGTCTCCTGGTCCGCCACCCACTGTACAATTTCAAAATGATTCCTACAAAGATCCTCAAGCACCACCCCCTCTCCCTCCTCTCCAGTGGAGGCTTGGGAAGCCTCGTCTAGGACTTCTGAGTAGAAAAGGCTGTATGACTGAGCCTGCGAGCGTAATAGATCCTGTTTTGCAGGTATCAAGCCGAGAGATGGATATCAGGCTAGGTTTGCTTGATCCAACAGATAGATCTATAGAACCAGTACCCTCTCAAGAAATCAAAGAAGATAAATGTGAGAGTTCTTCGATAGATCATAATGATCAAAATGTAGATTTTGGAAGATTATCGGCAAGGGTTGACGTAACTGATGTTGCAAGGACTGAACACAGACCATCCTTAGAGGCTTCAGAGGACATTAAGCAAGAGGGGCATATTTCTTCATCAGCAACAGGAGTTGACGAACACCTGGATGCTGGGGTCACATCAACAACAGCAGATGAGAAACATCTGGATGATTCTGGAATGACAGATGGAACAGCTTTATACTCACCAGAACCTCTGTTTCCATTACCTGCATATGAACTGCAGGACCCTAAACCAGATACTAGAGAAAATAGTGAGTATCCCTGCCAAACACATGGAGCTGCATCTGGAGATGATAAGTCAATGGATGCTTTTGGCAACATGGAAAGCACCCCAGCAGGACATGTTTCTGAAAATAGGTGTTACCAGCAACATCAGCATGGTGAATCATCCTCAAAGACTTCAGACCATGAAGAGCATATTACAAATGCATCAGAGGACGGTGTTAAGCATCAGTCTGGTACAAGTGAGGCACCTTCAGACACAGCAAAGCATTCTGCACCAGGCACCCTGTTGAAAGGGAATGGCCAAGAGAGTCAAATTTTACAAGAACATAATGTGGGGAGCTCCGAGGACGATCAACCAGGAGGTCCATTGTGCAGCTTAGAATCAATGGCATCTCAAGATTATCCACATGATGAATACAATTTAGAGAGGGAAAACAGAAACCAGGCTAGCAACCCAGGCCCTTTACTGGAACGGCCTGGTGATAAAAGTGAGTTGGTCACTGGCCTTGATGAAGGTTGCTATGTGCATGCTGAGCAGCCACCTGTGATGGGATGGACTGTTGGACCTCAGATGCTTCATCCTAAATATGGTGTTTTAGTAGAAGAGAGCCAATTTGAGTCAAATATTGCCGACAATCATTTAACCAGGAAGCCTATTTCCATAAAAAACATTCCAAGGAATCCACTCGTTGACGCTGTTGCTGCTCACGACAGAAGCTCG ATGAGAAAGGTTTCAGAGCTTGCACCATCAACTGACAAGCTGAAGCCTAATGAGAGAAACATGTTGCTAGAACAGATAAGAAGCAAG ACCTTCAGCTTGAAACCGGTTGCTCCTGCTAAGCCAACAGCCATGAGATCACCTGCTAGAACCAGTACTAGAAACTTGAAGGTTGCCGCTATCATAGAAAAGGCAAATGCCATCCGACAG GCAGTGGGAAGTGACGATGAAGACGCAGATAGTTGGAGTGATACATAA